From Aquabacter sp. L1I39, the proteins below share one genomic window:
- a CDS encoding tripartite tricarboxylate transporter TctB family protein: MSPPLSSSSRPSSWFNRDVVAGALFLAIGLFFLLNGLGLSFGTMRKIGPGAFPSMVAGLLILTGFGLCVKGLISRGPVASVFSAPRPLLAVLASLILFGVTVRDAGLLPSVLLCTLAAALAMRPLRLGVMTLYGILAGIFCCAVFITALGMPMPVIGPWFRF; the protein is encoded by the coding sequence ATGTCTCCTCCCCTGTCGTCCTCCTCGCGGCCGTCCTCCTGGTTCAACCGGGACGTGGTGGCCGGCGCGTTGTTCCTGGCCATCGGCCTGTTCTTCCTGCTGAACGGCCTTGGCCTCTCCTTCGGCACCATGCGCAAGATCGGGCCGGGGGCTTTCCCCTCCATGGTGGCGGGGCTGCTCATCCTCACCGGCTTCGGGCTGTGCGTGAAGGGGCTGATCAGCCGCGGCCCGGTGGCCTCGGTCTTCAGCGCGCCGCGCCCGCTTCTGGCGGTGCTCGCCTCGCTCATCCTCTTTGGCGTGACGGTGCGCGATGCGGGCCTCCTGCCGTCCGTCCTGCTCTGCACGCTGGCGGCGGCGCTCGCCATGCGCCCGCTGCGCCTCGGCGTGATGACGCTCTACGGCATACTGGCCGGCATCTTCTGCTGCGCCGTCTTCATCACCGCGCTCGGCATGCCCATGCCGGTCATCGGTCCCTGGTTCCGCTTCTGA